In one window of Thermococcus sp. DNA:
- a CDS encoding NAD(P)-dependent glycerol-1-phosphate dehydrogenase: MEKRLHLMQLPREVLLGENLKGEVVNVARRLGLGEKALVLYGPRTREIAGAEIERNLGQAYEVKGVLIRKGATMEEVQRTIEAIRDENAQWTIAVGGGSIIDVAKLASFKTGVPFISFPTTASHDGIASANASIRDLGAKTSVKAVPPIAVIADVTVIKTAPYRYLAAGVGDTISNLTAVKDWQLAHRIKGEYYSEYAASLSLMSAKMVIKNADIIRLGNEESVRKVVKGLISSGVAMSIAGSSRPASGAEHLFSHALDMLLEKPALHGEQVGLGTIIMAYLHGLKWERIRETLKRVGAPTTAYELGIEPEVVVEALTIAHTIRSERYTILGKDGLTREAAERAAKITGVI, translated from the coding sequence ATGGAGAAGAGGCTTCACCTCATGCAACTTCCCCGTGAGGTACTGCTCGGCGAGAACCTCAAGGGGGAAGTCGTCAACGTCGCCAGAAGGCTCGGGCTGGGCGAGAAAGCGCTGGTGCTCTACGGTCCGAGGACGCGGGAGATAGCGGGGGCTGAAATAGAGCGCAACCTCGGGCAGGCCTACGAGGTAAAGGGGGTGCTCATAAGGAAGGGCGCGACCATGGAGGAAGTCCAGCGCACCATCGAGGCCATAAGGGACGAAAACGCCCAGTGGACGATAGCGGTCGGCGGTGGGAGCATAATAGACGTCGCCAAGTTAGCTTCCTTTAAAACAGGCGTTCCCTTCATAAGCTTTCCCACCACTGCCTCCCACGACGGCATAGCGAGTGCAAACGCCTCGATAAGGGACCTGGGAGCCAAGACATCGGTCAAGGCGGTTCCGCCGATAGCGGTCATAGCGGACGTGACGGTGATAAAGACCGCCCCCTACCGCTACCTCGCCGCTGGAGTTGGGGACACGATAAGCAACCTGACCGCTGTAAAGGACTGGCAACTGGCCCACAGGATAAAGGGGGAATACTACAGCGAGTATGCAGCATCGCTTTCCCTCATGAGCGCCAAGATGGTCATAAAGAACGCCGACATAATAAGACTCGGCAACGAGGAATCGGTGAGGAAGGTCGTGAAGGGCCTCATATCCAGTGGCGTTGCCATGAGCATAGCCGGCTCTTCAAGGCCTGCCAGCGGTGCCGAGCATCTCTTCAGCCACGCCCTCGACATGCTCCTTGAGAAACCGGCCCTGCACGGCGAACAGGTGGGCCTCGGGACGATAATAATGGCCTATCTCCACGGGCTTAAGTGGGAGAGAATCAGGGAAACGTTAAAGAGGGTGGGCGCACCAACAACCGCATACGAGCTTGGAATCGAGCCCGAGGTTGTGGTCGAGGCCCTCACTATAGCCCACACGATAAGGTCCGAGCGTTATACAATCCTCGGGAAGGACGGTTTAACGAGGGAAGCAGCTGAGAGGGCCGCTAAAATAACCGGAGTAATCTGA
- a CDS encoding bifunctional fructose-bisphosphatase/inositol-phosphate phosphatase, with the protein MEFGWNEIAFNMGKELERRILPLFGTKKAGETVGRNVSGDVTKYVDKVAENLILNHLNPLGVNVVSEEVGEIDNGSDYTVIVDPLDGSYNFSEGIPVFAFSFAVHKGKRPVYGAIYEFITKNFYEALPGEGAYLNGKRIWVNTPEPEKEALSFYTRGRCTGIIKKVKRIRVLGAIAVELAYVARGSLDGVFDIRNYVRPTDIAAGVLLVREAGGIVTDERGRELEVPASATMNMNIIAVANERLLKLILEELENEP; encoded by the coding sequence ATGGAGTTCGGATGGAACGAGATAGCCTTCAACATGGGGAAAGAGCTTGAGCGTAGAATCCTCCCCCTCTTCGGAACGAAAAAAGCTGGGGAAACCGTTGGGAGGAACGTAAGCGGTGACGTCACCAAGTACGTTGACAAGGTCGCCGAGAACCTTATACTCAACCACCTGAACCCTCTAGGCGTGAACGTTGTGAGCGAGGAAGTAGGAGAGATAGACAACGGGAGCGATTACACGGTCATTGTTGACCCGCTCGACGGTTCCTACAACTTCTCAGAGGGAATCCCGGTGTTTGCCTTCAGCTTCGCTGTCCACAAGGGAAAAAGGCCCGTTTACGGTGCAATCTACGAGTTCATCACGAAGAACTTCTACGAGGCCCTCCCGGGCGAGGGGGCCTATCTAAACGGCAAGAGGATATGGGTCAACACCCCCGAACCAGAAAAGGAGGCCCTCAGCTTCTACACGAGGGGCCGGTGCACCGGAATCATAAAGAAGGTCAAAAGAATAAGGGTTCTCGGTGCCATAGCAGTCGAGCTGGCATACGTTGCGAGGGGTTCGCTCGACGGCGTTTTCGACATAAGGAACTACGTCAGGCCGACGGACATTGCCGCGGGAGTGCTGCTCGTGAGGGAAGCGGGGGGAATTGTAACGGACGAGAGAGGGAGGGAACTTGAAGTTCCGGCCAGTGCGACGATGAACATGAACATAATCGCGGTCGCCAACGAGAGACTCCTAAAGCTAATACTGGAGGAGCTGGAAAATGAGCCTTGA
- a CDS encoding DUF63 family protein codes for MGLYEFFYRYFVAPIKYNEGYNAVNTLVYALILGIAVILLYEMLKKMKVRVDERFFLALVPYILLGPLMRSATDLGALPRTYLTVSPGGYFVIASFAIASLFVVWRHVRPGEELYPLYRDFGWVLVGGMLFVMLINWEKFSVRWGYFKYFIPALTISEAFIWLLARKFELVRNNRVIFYTHFYDATTTFVGIQFFGFWEQHVLARWLIDSFGTPAVMYLEKLLIITPVVYILDRLMEEEDPDLINFVKLAIFILGFGPGTRNLLITLLSG; via the coding sequence ATGGGCCTTTACGAGTTCTTTTACAGGTATTTCGTGGCGCCGATAAAGTACAACGAGGGCTACAACGCCGTCAACACCCTCGTTTATGCGCTGATCCTCGGCATCGCGGTAATACTGCTCTACGAGATGCTCAAAAAGATGAAGGTCAGGGTGGACGAGCGCTTTTTTCTGGCCCTCGTACCCTACATCCTCCTCGGTCCCCTTATGAGGAGCGCCACCGACCTGGGCGCCCTCCCGAGGACCTACCTCACCGTCAGCCCCGGGGGGTACTTCGTTATAGCGTCCTTCGCGATAGCTTCCCTCTTCGTCGTCTGGAGGCACGTGAGGCCGGGGGAGGAGCTCTACCCCCTCTACCGCGACTTCGGATGGGTTCTCGTCGGCGGGATGCTCTTCGTTATGCTCATCAACTGGGAAAAGTTCTCCGTAAGGTGGGGCTACTTTAAGTACTTCATTCCGGCACTGACCATTTCCGAGGCCTTCATCTGGCTCCTCGCGAGAAAGTTCGAGCTGGTCAGGAACAACAGGGTGATATTCTACACCCACTTCTACGACGCGACGACGACCTTCGTCGGCATACAGTTCTTCGGCTTCTGGGAGCAACACGTTCTGGCCAGGTGGCTGATCGACTCCTTCGGAACGCCGGCTGTGATGTACCTCGAAAAGCTCCTCATAATAACGCCCGTCGTTTACATCCTCGACAGGCTGATGGAGGAAGAAGACCCGGACCTAATCAACTTCGTGAAGCTCGCGATATTCATCCTCGGCTTCGGGCCGGGGACGAGAAACCTGCTCATAACCCTGCTCTCGGGGTGA
- a CDS encoding UPF0179 family protein, with protein sequence MAIITLVGEKLAKPGLEFIFYGPAEPCKTCKLAGVCVGNLEPGRRYKILRVRSMPSHSCPLHEGKVRVVEVVEPSIEVAVEPRLAIVGSIIQLKFEECSDPKKIDIFRPEGLFEGDSVKVIEVTGEVECDGKTYKVVKVMRKKAQQKS encoded by the coding sequence ATGGCCATAATCACGTTAGTTGGTGAAAAGCTTGCCAAGCCGGGTCTTGAGTTTATCTTCTACGGCCCCGCTGAGCCCTGCAAGACCTGCAAACTGGCAGGAGTTTGCGTTGGAAACCTCGAACCGGGAAGGAGGTACAAGATACTCCGCGTAAGGAGTATGCCCTCCCACTCCTGTCCCCTCCACGAGGGGAAGGTTCGTGTCGTTGAGGTCGTTGAGCCCAGCATAGAGGTGGCCGTCGAACCAAGGCTGGCGATAGTCGGCTCGATAATCCAGCTGAAGTTCGAGGAGTGCAGTGACCCCAAAAAGATTGACATCTTCCGCCCGGAGGGCCTTTTCGAGGGCGACTCCGTGAAGGTTATAGAGGTGACCGGCGAAGTCGAGTGCGACGGAAAAACCTACAAGGTCGTCAAGGTGATGAGGAAGAAGGCCCAGCAAAAGTCGTGA
- a CDS encoding 5-oxoprolinase subunit PxpA: protein MKVDLNSDLGESFGRYKLGLDEEVMKYITSANIATGWHAGDPLVMRKTVRLAKENSVAVGAHPGYPDLMGFGRRYIKLSPEEARNYILYQIGALYAFVKAEGLELQHVKPHGALYNALVKEEELARAVIEGIADFDRKLIFVTLSGSRPAQIAEEMGVRVAHEVFADRAYNPDGTLVSRSKPGAVIGDAEEIVERVVSMVKDGGVRAINGEWVELKADTICVHGDNPKAVEIASMVRKALEAEGVKVVPMGEFIR, encoded by the coding sequence ATGAAGGTTGACCTCAACTCCGATTTAGGCGAGAGCTTTGGTCGCTACAAGCTGGGCCTCGACGAGGAGGTGATGAAGTACATAACCAGCGCAAACATAGCAACCGGCTGGCATGCAGGAGATCCGCTCGTTATGAGGAAGACCGTAAGGTTAGCGAAAGAAAACAGCGTAGCCGTTGGCGCGCATCCGGGCTATCCTGATTTGATGGGCTTTGGCAGGAGGTACATAAAGCTTTCTCCGGAGGAGGCGAGAAACTACATCCTCTACCAGATTGGAGCTCTGTACGCCTTTGTTAAAGCCGAAGGCCTTGAGCTACAGCACGTTAAGCCCCACGGTGCACTCTACAACGCCCTCGTGAAAGAGGAGGAGCTGGCCAGAGCGGTGATAGAGGGAATAGCGGATTTTGACAGAAAGCTCATCTTCGTAACGCTCTCGGGCTCAAGGCCCGCTCAGATAGCGGAGGAGATGGGCGTCAGGGTTGCCCACGAGGTCTTCGCGGATAGAGCCTACAACCCGGACGGAACGCTCGTTTCCCGCTCGAAACCCGGGGCGGTGATAGGCGACGCGGAAGAGATAGTCGAGCGCGTTGTTTCGATGGTCAAGGATGGCGGAGTGAGGGCGATAAACGGCGAGTGGGTGGAACTTAAAGCTGACACAATCTGCGTCCACGGGGACAACCCGAAAGCTGTGGAGATAGCCTCGATGGTGAGGAAGGCACTTGAGGCGGAGGGAGTTAAGGTAGTGCCGATGGGGGAGTTCATCAGATGA
- the pxpB gene encoding 5-oxoprolinase subunit PxpB, with the protein MKIKPLGDSALLVSFGEVIDDEINARVHAIARVIEESNFEWLVETVPAYSSLLVIYDPLKVSYSEVEASIDPLLNAEGRAFERKLVEVPVVYGGKYGPDIEFVANYNGLSVDDVIEIHSKPVYRVYFLGFLPGFAYLGGMDERIATPRLEKPRLKVPAGSVGIAGKQTGIYPLESPGGWRLIGRTPLRLFNPAKEPPTLLQPGDRVKFVPIDEEEFREIYLEEWGEGVD; encoded by the coding sequence ATGAAAATCAAACCCCTTGGCGACTCTGCGCTTCTCGTTTCCTTTGGAGAGGTCATAGACGATGAAATAAATGCCAGGGTTCACGCAATAGCAAGGGTAATAGAAGAGTCAAACTTCGAGTGGCTGGTCGAGACGGTTCCCGCTTACTCCTCACTTCTGGTCATCTACGACCCGCTGAAGGTTTCCTACTCGGAAGTCGAGGCATCCATAGACCCGTTGCTGAACGCTGAGGGGAGGGCCTTTGAGAGAAAACTCGTGGAAGTTCCCGTTGTTTACGGTGGCAAATACGGCCCGGACATCGAGTTCGTGGCTAACTACAACGGTTTGAGCGTCGATGATGTCATTGAGATACACTCCAAACCAGTTTACAGGGTTTATTTCCTCGGCTTCCTTCCCGGATTTGCTTACCTCGGCGGGATGGACGAGAGAATAGCAACACCCCGTCTGGAAAAGCCCCGCCTGAAGGTGCCAGCGGGCTCTGTGGGAATAGCGGGAAAGCAGACCGGCATCTACCCACTCGAAAGTCCCGGTGGCTGGCGTCTCATCGGGAGAACACCGTTGAGGCTTTTCAACCCTGCAAAAGAACCGCCAACCCTCCTCCAGCCGGGCGACAGGGTGAAGTTCGTGCCCATAGACGAGGAGGAGTTCAGGGAGATCTACCTGGAAGAATGGGGTGAAGGCGTTGATTGA
- a CDS encoding biotin-dependent carboxyltransferase family protein, giving the protein MIELLRVPSLLTVQDSGRPGYRKLGVPVSGYMDDWSARIANYLVGNPGNTPLLEFLFAGPTLRFNASAVFAVVGDVEVRLNGAPIDPWTSYWAKRGDVLEVGTLKGGLYGYIAFAGGIKCEKLLGSCSAYPRAKLGRPLKAGDRLSLGYALLTGREGRYLPPELRPDYSGNKREIRVVLGPNLEHFTGEGVETFLSKTYTVTPESDRMGYRLEGPAIEHSKAGADIVTEPLTPGAVQVPTNGRPIVMMRDAQTTGGYAKIATVVSADLHLLAQSRPGTKVRFREVGVEEAREILRRGEKRMEAMRAFLEGKMRAYKVKVGGEEFTTFAGPSSSSP; this is encoded by the coding sequence TTGATTGAGCTCCTCCGCGTTCCGTCTTTGCTAACGGTTCAGGACTCTGGAAGACCCGGTTACAGAAAACTCGGCGTTCCCGTCTCTGGTTACATGGACGATTGGTCCGCGAGGATAGCCAACTACCTCGTCGGGAATCCCGGAAACACCCCGCTTTTGGAGTTCCTCTTCGCCGGGCCGACACTGAGGTTCAACGCCTCAGCGGTCTTTGCCGTTGTTGGAGACGTCGAGGTCAGGCTCAACGGCGCCCCAATAGACCCCTGGACGAGCTATTGGGCGAAAAGGGGCGACGTTCTTGAGGTCGGAACTTTGAAGGGAGGTCTCTACGGCTACATAGCCTTCGCTGGTGGAATAAAGTGCGAGAAACTCTTGGGCAGCTGCTCCGCCTATCCGAGGGCAAAGCTCGGGAGACCGCTGAAGGCAGGGGATAGGTTAAGCCTCGGCTACGCTCTTTTAACGGGCAGGGAAGGGCGCTATCTGCCCCCTGAACTAAGACCGGATTATTCAGGAAACAAGAGGGAAATAAGGGTTGTCCTCGGGCCGAACCTTGAGCACTTTACTGGCGAGGGCGTTGAGACGTTTCTAAGCAAGACTTACACCGTAACCCCGGAATCCGACAGGATGGGCTATCGCCTTGAGGGGCCGGCTATTGAGCACTCCAAAGCGGGAGCCGACATCGTAACCGAACCGCTTACACCTGGAGCCGTTCAGGTTCCCACGAACGGAAGGCCGATAGTTATGATGCGAGATGCCCAGACGACCGGTGGCTACGCGAAGATAGCGACTGTGGTGAGCGCTGACCTTCACCTCTTGGCCCAGAGCAGGCCCGGGACGAAGGTGCGCTTTAGAGAGGTTGGAGTTGAGGAAGCCCGGGAAATACTCAGGAGAGGGGAGAAGAGGATGGAAGCCATGAGGGCCTTTTTGGAAGGAAAAATGAGGGCGTATAAGGTGAAGGTTGGTGGAGAAGAGTTCACGACTTTTGCTGGGCCTTCTTCCTCATCACCTTGA
- a CDS encoding type II toxin-antitoxin system VapC family toxin — protein MKRPNVIDSAIFIQGVDVEGVTTPKVVEEVKDPESRLFLEGLISAGKVRILVPSKESIEAVKEASRKTGELGELGDADIEVLALAYELKGVLFTDDYNLQNIAKTLGIEFKTLKRGIKRVIRWNYVCIGCGKRFKEMPPGGVCPDCGSPVRLIPRRRRQRRR, from the coding sequence ATGAAGAGACCCAACGTCATAGACAGCGCAATCTTCATTCAAGGAGTGGACGTTGAAGGCGTTACCACTCCAAAGGTCGTCGAGGAGGTAAAGGATCCGGAGTCGAGGCTTTTCCTTGAGGGGTTAATAAGCGCTGGCAAGGTCAGAATCCTGGTTCCCTCGAAGGAGAGCATTGAGGCGGTTAAGGAAGCATCGAGAAAAACCGGCGAGCTGGGCGAGCTGGGCGATGCCGACATTGAGGTTCTCGCACTGGCTTACGAGCTTAAGGGGGTTCTATTCACCGACGACTACAACCTCCAGAACATAGCCAAAACTCTCGGAATCGAGTTTAAAACCCTTAAGCGCGGTATAAAGCGTGTCATCCGCTGGAACTACGTCTGCATCGGCTGTGGCAAGAGGTTTAAAGAGATGCCCCCAGGGGGAGTGTGCCCTGACTGCGGAAGTCCCGTAAGATTAATCCCGAGGAGAAGGCGTCAGAGGCGCAGGTAG